The proteins below come from a single Limnobaculum xujianqingii genomic window:
- the asnC gene encoding transcriptional regulator AsnC: MADNYQIDNLDRSILNELMKNARVPYAELAKNFNVSPGTIHVRVEKMKQSGIILGTQVEISPKQLGYDVCCFIGIILKSAKDYPSALAKLENLEEVVEAYYTTGHYSIFIKVMTKSIDGLQQVLINKIQTIDEIQSTETLISLQNPIMRTIRP, encoded by the coding sequence ATGGCCGATAATTACCAAATCGATAATTTAGACCGCAGCATACTGAACGAATTAATGAAAAATGCCCGGGTTCCTTACGCTGAATTGGCAAAGAATTTCAACGTCAGTCCGGGAACCATTCATGTGCGAGTGGAGAAAATGAAACAATCGGGGATCATTTTAGGTACTCAGGTTGAGATCAGTCCAAAACAGTTGGGTTATGATGTTTGCTGCTTTATCGGCATTATTTTAAAGAGTGCTAAAGATTATCCATCAGCTCTGGCCAAACTTGAGAACCTGGAAGAAGTAGTTGAAGCCTATTACACCACCGGTCACTACAGCATCTTTATTAAAGTGATGACCAAATCTATTGATGGGTTACAGCAGGTACTTATCAACAAGATCCAAACTATTGATGAAATTCAATCGACAGAGACACTAATCTCTCTTCAGAACCCGATTATGAGGACCATCAGACCATAA
- the mnmG gene encoding tRNA uridine-5-carboxymethylaminomethyl(34) synthesis enzyme MnmG, whose amino-acid sequence MFYPDSFDVIVVGGGHAGTEAAMAAARMGQQTLLLTHNIDTLGLMSCNPAIGGIGKGHLVKEVDALGGLMAHAIDKAGIQFRILNASKGPAVRATRAQADRALYKQAVRSALENQPNLMIFQQPAEDLIVENDKVTGVVTKMGLKFRAKAVVLTVGTFLDGKIHIGLENYSGGRAGDPPSIGLSQRLRELPLRVSRLKTGTPPRIDARTINFDILQQQHGDTPLPVFSFMGNASEHPTQIPCYITYTNEQTHDVIRNNLDRSPMYTGIIEGIGPRYCPSIEDKVMRFADRNAHQIFLEPEGLTSNEVYPNGISTSLPFDVQMKIVRSMVGMENARIVRPGYAIEYDFFDPRDLKPTLESKFIQGLFFAGQINGTTGYEEAAAQGLLAGLNAGRFSSEKEGWSPRRDQAYIGVLVDDLCTLGTKEPYRMFTSRAEYRLMLREDNADLRLTEIGREMGLVDDRRWEHFVTKQESIEQERQRLRSILVHPNMDRVEEINSLLKSPLSKEATGEELLKRPEVDYAMLSTLSLFAPGLSDEQAAEQVEIQVKYEGYIARQQGEIEKHLRNENAILPPDLDYRQVPGLSNEVSIKLNDHKPSSIGQASRISGITPAAISILLIWLKKQGMLRRSA is encoded by the coding sequence ATGTTTTATCCAGATTCCTTTGACGTCATCGTTGTTGGTGGCGGTCATGCCGGAACTGAAGCCGCTATGGCTGCTGCTCGTATGGGGCAACAAACACTTTTATTAACCCATAACATCGACACACTGGGGCTAATGTCTTGCAACCCAGCCATTGGTGGTATTGGTAAAGGTCATCTGGTTAAAGAAGTGGATGCTTTAGGCGGATTAATGGCTCATGCTATTGATAAAGCAGGAATTCAGTTCAGAATATTAAATGCCAGTAAAGGCCCGGCAGTCAGAGCAACCCGAGCTCAGGCAGATCGTGCTTTGTACAAACAGGCAGTAAGATCCGCACTGGAAAACCAGCCAAATCTAATGATCTTCCAACAGCCAGCAGAAGATCTCATCGTTGAAAATGACAAAGTCACCGGTGTGGTGACTAAAATGGGGCTAAAGTTCAGAGCTAAAGCTGTTGTACTGACAGTAGGAACTTTCCTCGATGGTAAAATTCATATTGGACTTGAAAACTACAGCGGTGGCAGAGCAGGGGATCCCCCCTCCATTGGCTTATCTCAACGCTTGCGTGAACTTCCTTTGCGAGTAAGTCGTTTAAAAACCGGAACTCCACCAAGAATCGATGCCAGAACCATTAATTTTGATATTCTGCAACAGCAACACGGTGATACTCCATTGCCGGTATTCTCATTTATGGGAAATGCCAGTGAACATCCAACGCAGATCCCGTGCTACATCACCTATACCAATGAACAAACTCATGATGTGATCCGTAATAACCTGGATCGTAGCCCAATGTATACCGGGATCATTGAAGGGATCGGCCCGCGTTACTGCCCTTCAATCGAAGATAAAGTGATGCGTTTTGCCGATCGTAATGCACATCAGATCTTTCTGGAACCTGAAGGCTTAACCAGCAATGAAGTTTATCCTAACGGGATATCTACCAGTTTACCGTTTGATGTTCAGATGAAGATCGTTCGATCCATGGTAGGTATGGAAAATGCGAGGATCGTTCGTCCTGGTTATGCCATCGAATATGATTTCTTCGATCCGCGGGATCTCAAACCTACGCTGGAAAGTAAATTTATTCAGGGTCTGTTTTTTGCCGGTCAAATTAACGGCACAACGGGTTATGAAGAAGCAGCAGCTCAAGGGCTGCTTGCAGGCCTCAATGCGGGTCGTTTCTCATCAGAGAAGGAAGGATGGTCACCGCGTCGCGATCAGGCCTACATTGGCGTTCTGGTTGACGATTTATGCACTCTTGGTACCAAAGAGCCTTACCGGATGTTTACCTCAAGGGCAGAATACCGCCTGATGTTGCGTGAAGACAATGCAGACTTACGCCTGACTGAAATCGGACGGGAAATGGGTCTGGTTGACGATCGGCGTTGGGAACACTTCGTTACTAAGCAAGAGAGCATTGAACAAGAGCGTCAGCGTCTGAGAAGCATTCTGGTCCATCCAAATATGGATCGGGTGGAAGAGATTAATTCCTTGCTGAAATCACCATTGTCCAAAGAAGCCACTGGTGAAGAGCTGTTAAAACGTCCTGAAGTTGATTATGCAATGTTGTCCACCTTGTCACTGTTTGCACCAGGATTATCCGATGAGCAAGCCGCTGAGCAGGTAGAAATTCAGGTTAAGTACGAAGGTTATATCGCTCGTCAGCAGGGAGAAATAGAAAAACACCTGCGCAATGAAAATGCGATCCTGCCTCCGGATCTGGACTATCGTCAGGTTCCCGGGTTGTCTAACGAAGTGAGTATCAAGCTTAACGATCACAAACCAAGCTCTATTGGTCAGGCATCGCGTATTTCTGGTATTACACCGGCGGCTATTTCTATCTTGCTGATTTGGCTAAAAAAACAAGGCATGCTACGTCGTAGCGCTTAA
- the atpE gene encoding F0F1 ATP synthase subunit C, translating into MENLNMDLLYMAAAVMMGLAAIGAAIGIGILGGKFLEGAARQPDLIPLLRTQFFIVMGLVDAIPMIAVGLGLYVMFAVAG; encoded by the coding sequence ATGGAAAACCTAAACATGGATCTGCTGTACATGGCTGCTGCTGTAATGATGGGCCTTGCAGCGATCGGTGCTGCTATCGGTATCGGCATTTTGGGTGGTAAATTCCTGGAAGGTGCTGCTCGCCAACCAGATCTTATCCCATTATTACGTACACAGTTCTTCATCGTTATGGGTCTGGTTGACGCCATTCCGATGATCGCTGTTGGTCTGGGCTTGTATGTGATGTTCGCCGTAGCCGGTTAA
- the atpI gene encoding F0F1 ATP synthase subunit I, with amino-acid sequence MSVALYDSVTARRLLLAQFAIVIILSVVFCLSSQKWAISAFLGGLSGCLPNAVFLLLTWRHQDSEQAQGKLAWSFFIGEIVKIILTIALLVIALVVFKAEFLPLCVTYLAVLIVQVVAPAIINIFRN; translated from the coding sequence ATGTCTGTAGCGCTTTATGATTCAGTCACAGCCCGCAGACTTTTGTTAGCACAATTTGCCATTGTTATTATACTTAGCGTGGTTTTTTGTCTTAGCAGCCAAAAATGGGCTATTTCTGCTTTTTTGGGTGGTTTATCCGGATGTTTGCCTAACGCGGTGTTTTTATTGTTAACATGGCGGCATCAGGATAGCGAGCAGGCTCAGGGTAAACTGGCCTGGTCATTTTTTATCGGTGAGATAGTAAAAATTATTTTGACCATCGCGCTGCTGGTTATCGCGTTGGTTGTGTTTAAGGCGGAGTTTTTGCCTCTTTGCGTGACTTATTTGGCTGTGTTGATAGTGCAAGTAGTGGCGCCGGCTATAATAAATATTTTTCGTAACTAA
- the atpD gene encoding F0F1 ATP synthase subunit beta gives MATGKIIQVIGAVVDVEFPQDAVPKVYDALEVQIDAKLVLEVQQQLGGGVVRCIAMGTSDGLSRGLKVLDLEHPIEVPVGVATLGRIMNVLGEPIDMKGDIGEEVRWAIHREAPSYEDLSGATELLETGIKVIDLICPFAKGGKVGLFGGAGVGKTVNMMELIRNIATEHSGYSVFAGVGERTREGNDFYHEMTESNVLDKVSLVYGQMNEPPGNRLRVALTGLTMAEKFRDEGRDVLLFIDNIYRYTLAGTEVSALLGRMPSAVGYQPTLAEEMGVLQERITSTKTGSITSVQAVYVPADDLTDPSPATTFAHLDATVVLSRQIASLGIYPAVDPLDSTSRQLDPLVVGQEHYDCARGVQSILQRYQELKDIIAILGMDELSESDKLVVSRARKIQRFLSQPFFVAEVFTGSSGKYVSLKDTIRGFNGIMNGEYDHLPEQAFYMVGSIDEAVEKAKKL, from the coding sequence ATGGCTACTGGAAAGATTATCCAGGTTATCGGCGCCGTAGTGGACGTCGAATTCCCTCAAGACGCCGTACCAAAGGTGTACGACGCGCTTGAAGTTCAGATCGATGCCAAGCTGGTGCTGGAAGTTCAACAACAGCTCGGTGGTGGTGTAGTCCGTTGTATCGCAATGGGTACATCTGATGGCTTAAGCCGTGGTCTGAAAGTATTAGATTTAGAGCACCCTATCGAAGTACCGGTTGGTGTTGCGACTTTAGGTCGTATCATGAACGTACTTGGTGAGCCTATCGATATGAAAGGCGACATTGGTGAAGAGGTCCGTTGGGCTATTCACCGTGAAGCACCAAGCTATGAAGATCTGTCAGGTGCAACTGAACTGCTGGAAACGGGTATCAAGGTTATCGACCTGATTTGTCCGTTTGCTAAAGGTGGTAAAGTTGGTCTGTTCGGTGGTGCGGGTGTAGGTAAAACCGTAAACATGATGGAGCTGATTCGTAATATTGCGACTGAGCACTCAGGTTACTCTGTATTTGCGGGTGTAGGTGAACGTACTCGTGAAGGTAACGACTTCTATCATGAAATGACCGAATCAAACGTACTGGATAAGGTATCACTGGTTTATGGCCAAATGAACGAGCCACCAGGAAACCGTCTGCGCGTTGCATTAACCGGCTTAACCATGGCGGAAAAATTCCGTGATGAAGGCCGTGACGTTCTGTTATTTATCGATAACATCTATCGTTATACCCTGGCCGGTACGGAAGTATCCGCACTGTTAGGTCGTATGCCATCAGCGGTAGGCTATCAGCCAACGCTGGCAGAAGAGATGGGTGTGTTGCAAGAACGTATTACATCAACTAAAACCGGTTCAATCACCTCGGTACAGGCAGTATATGTACCTGCGGATGACTTGACTGACCCATCACCAGCAACCACCTTTGCCCACTTGGATGCAACGGTCGTATTAAGTCGTCAAATCGCTTCTCTGGGTATTTACCCTGCGGTTGACCCACTTGATTCAACCAGCCGCCAGCTGGATCCATTAGTGGTTGGTCAGGAGCACTATGATTGTGCTCGTGGTGTTCAGTCAATTCTGCAACGTTATCAGGAACTGAAAGACATTATTGCGATTCTGGGTATGGACGAGCTGTCAGAAAGTGACAAGCTGGTGGTATCTCGTGCTCGTAAGATTCAGCGCTTCCTGTCTCAGCCATTCTTCGTTGCAGAAGTATTTACCGGTTCTTCTGGTAAGTACGTATCGCTGAAAGACACTATCCGTGGCTTTAACGGTATTATGAACGGTGAATACGATCATCTGCCTGAGCAGGCGTTCTACATGGTTGGCTCCATTGACGAAGCTGTGGAAAAAGCCAAGAAACTGTAA
- the atpA gene encoding F0F1 ATP synthase subunit alpha yields MQLNSTEISELIKQRIAQFNVVSEAHNEGTIVSVSDGIIRIHGLADVMQGEMIALPGSRYAIALNLERDSVGAVVMGPYTDLAEGMKVKCTGRILEVPVGRGLLGRVVNTLGAPIDGKGPVEHDGFSAVEAIAPGVIERQSVDQPVQTGYKSVDSMIPIGRGQRELIIGDRQTGKTALAIDAIINQRDSGIKCIYVAIGQKASTIANVVRKLEEHNALANTIVVVASASESAALQYLAPYAGCAMGEYFRDRGEDALIIYDDLSKQAVAYRQISLLLRRPPGREAFPGDVFYLHSRLLERAARVNEEYVEAFTKGEVKGKTGSLTALPIIETQAGDVSAFVPTNVISITDGQIFLESNLFNAGIRPAVNPGISVSRVGGAAQTKIMKKLSGGIRTALAQYRELAAFSQFASDLDDATRKQLSHGQKVTELLKQKQYDPMSVANQSLVLFAAERGYLEDVTLEKVGSFEEALLAYAERDHAELLQKINQTGGYNDEIEAGFKAILDTFKATQSW; encoded by the coding sequence ATGCAACTGAATTCCACAGAAATCAGCGAACTGATCAAGCAACGCATTGCTCAGTTCAATGTTGTGAGTGAAGCTCACAACGAAGGTACTATTGTTTCCGTCAGTGACGGAATTATCCGTATTCACGGTTTAGCCGATGTAATGCAGGGCGAGATGATTGCACTGCCAGGTAGCCGCTATGCGATTGCACTTAACCTTGAACGTGACTCCGTTGGTGCGGTAGTTATGGGTCCGTATACTGACCTTGCCGAAGGCATGAAAGTTAAGTGTACTGGTCGTATTCTTGAGGTTCCGGTCGGTCGTGGCCTGCTTGGTCGTGTTGTTAACACCCTGGGTGCGCCAATCGACGGTAAAGGTCCGGTTGAGCATGATGGTTTCTCTGCTGTAGAAGCTATTGCACCTGGCGTTATCGAGCGTCAATCGGTAGACCAACCGGTTCAGACCGGTTATAAGTCTGTTGACTCCATGATTCCAATCGGCCGTGGTCAGCGTGAGCTGATTATCGGTGACCGTCAGACCGGTAAAACTGCTCTGGCGATCGATGCCATCATCAACCAGCGTGATTCTGGTATTAAATGTATTTATGTGGCTATCGGCCAGAAAGCTTCAACTATCGCCAACGTTGTGCGTAAGTTAGAAGAGCATAATGCATTAGCCAACACTATCGTTGTGGTTGCTTCAGCATCTGAATCTGCCGCGCTGCAATATCTGGCACCGTATGCCGGATGTGCAATGGGTGAATATTTCCGCGATCGCGGTGAAGATGCACTGATTATTTATGATGACCTGTCTAAGCAGGCTGTTGCATATCGTCAGATCTCCCTGCTGCTGCGTCGTCCACCGGGTCGTGAAGCGTTCCCTGGTGACGTATTCTATCTCCACTCCCGTTTACTGGAGCGTGCTGCTCGTGTTAACGAAGAGTACGTTGAAGCCTTTACTAAAGGTGAAGTGAAAGGTAAAACCGGTTCATTAACTGCGTTACCGATCATCGAAACTCAGGCGGGTGATGTTTCTGCATTCGTTCCGACCAACGTAATCTCTATTACCGACGGCCAGATCTTCCTGGAATCTAACCTGTTTAACGCGGGTATTCGCCCGGCGGTTAACCCAGGTATTTCCGTATCGCGGGTTGGTGGTGCAGCACAGACTAAAATCATGAAGAAACTGTCCGGTGGTATCCGTACCGCTCTGGCACAGTATCGTGAGCTGGCGGCATTCTCCCAGTTCGCTTCTGATTTGGATGATGCAACACGTAAACAGCTGAGCCACGGTCAGAAAGTTACCGAATTACTGAAACAGAAACAGTATGATCCTATGTCAGTTGCTAACCAGTCTCTGGTGCTTTTTGCAGCTGAGCGCGGATATCTGGAAGATGTGACGTTAGAGAAGGTTGGTAGCTTTGAAGAGGCTTTATTAGCCTATGCCGAGCGTGACCACGCTGAGCTTTTACAGAAAATCAACCAAACCGGTGGTTACAATGATGAGATCGAGGCAGGCTTTAAAGCCATTCTCGATACCTTCAAGGCAACCCAGTCTTGGTAA
- the mioC gene encoding FMN-binding protein MioC, whose product MPDITLISGSTLGSAEYVAEHLEEKLTEAGFTTEVLHGAELDELTPEGIWLIVTSTHGAGEIPDNLQPLFEQIEQQKPDLTQVRFGAVGLGSKEYDTFCGGIKTADRILQDRGAKRIGDRLEIDVTEHEIPEDPAGVWIESWINLIKND is encoded by the coding sequence ATGCCTGATATAACGCTGATTAGCGGCAGTACTTTAGGTAGTGCTGAATATGTTGCTGAGCATCTGGAAGAAAAACTGACTGAAGCAGGTTTTACGACAGAAGTCCTGCACGGTGCTGAACTGGATGAATTAACGCCTGAAGGCATCTGGTTAATAGTGACATCAACCCATGGTGCAGGTGAAATACCCGATAACCTACAGCCACTATTTGAACAAATAGAACAGCAGAAGCCAGATCTGACTCAAGTCAGATTTGGAGCAGTTGGTTTAGGCAGTAAAGAATATGACACTTTCTGTGGTGGTATTAAAACTGCGGATCGTATTTTGCAGGATCGTGGAGCAAAACGTATAGGCGATCGACTGGAAATTGACGTTACTGAACATGAAATTCCTGAAGATCCGGCAGGCGTTTGGATCGAAAGCTGGATTAATTTAATCAAAAACGATTAA
- a CDS encoding F0F1 ATP synthase subunit epsilon, translating to MAVSTFHLDVVSAENNMFSGEVQRIQVTGSEGELGIYPQHTPLLTAIKPGLIRIVKLNGDEEFIYLSGGILEVQPTIVTVLSDTAIRGQDLDEARAMESKRKAEEHIRNSHGDIDYAQASAELSKAIAKLRVIELTKKMM from the coding sequence ATGGCTGTATCAACTTTCCATCTGGACGTAGTGAGTGCAGAAAATAATATGTTTTCTGGCGAAGTACAAAGAATCCAGGTGACGGGTAGCGAAGGTGAATTGGGGATTTATCCTCAGCATACGCCGCTGCTCACTGCCATCAAGCCGGGCCTGATTCGTATCGTTAAGCTAAACGGTGATGAAGAGTTTATCTACCTTTCCGGTGGTATCCTCGAGGTTCAACCAACTATAGTTACTGTTTTATCTGATACGGCTATCCGCGGACAGGATCTTGATGAAGCTCGGGCAATGGAATCCAAGCGTAAAGCGGAAGAACATATCCGTAATTCGCATGGTGACATCGATTATGCACAGGCATCTGCAGAGCTGAGTAAAGCGATTGCAAAACTGCGTGTTATCGAATTGACCAAGAAAATGATGTAA
- the atpG gene encoding F0F1 ATP synthase subunit gamma: MAGAKEIRSKIGSVQNTQKITKAMEMVAASKMRKSQERMAASRPYAEMMRKVIGHLALGNLEYKHPYLDERDVKRVGYLVVSTDRGLCGGLNINLFKRLLAEMKEWNDKGVSVDLALIGSKGASFFSSVGGNIVAQVTGMGDSPSVSELIGPVKVMLQAYDEGRLDRLYVANNKFVNTMSQSPEIRQLLPLPPSDDEEIKNKSWDYLYEPDPKSLLDTLLRRYVESQVYQSVVENLASEQAARMVAMKAATDNGGELIKELQLVYNKARQASITQELTEIVSGASAV, encoded by the coding sequence ATGGCCGGCGCAAAAGAAATACGTAGTAAGATCGGCAGCGTACAAAATACGCAAAAGATCACCAAAGCGATGGAGATGGTTGCCGCGTCTAAAATGCGTAAATCGCAAGAACGCATGGCGGCAAGCCGTCCTTATGCAGAGATGATGCGCAAAGTGATTGGTCACCTTGCGTTAGGTAATCTTGAGTATAAGCACCCTTATCTGGATGAACGTGACGTTAAGCGCGTTGGTTATCTGGTTGTGTCTACTGACCGTGGTCTGTGTGGTGGATTGAATATTAACTTATTCAAGAGATTACTGGCCGAAATGAAAGAGTGGAATGATAAAGGCGTTAGCGTTGATTTAGCGTTAATCGGCTCTAAAGGTGCCTCTTTCTTTTCATCGGTGGGTGGCAATATTGTGGCTCAGGTTACCGGCATGGGAGATAGCCCATCGGTATCTGAACTGATAGGTCCGGTAAAAGTTATGCTGCAGGCCTATGATGAAGGTCGTTTAGACAGACTGTATGTTGCTAACAACAAGTTTGTTAACACCATGTCGCAATCGCCAGAAATCAGACAGCTGTTACCGCTGCCGCCGTCAGATGACGAAGAAATCAAAAATAAGTCCTGGGATTATCTATACGAGCCCGATCCGAAGTCGCTGCTGGATACCTTGCTGCGTCGTTACGTCGAATCGCAGGTTTATCAAAGTGTAGTTGAGAACCTGGCAAGCGAGCAGGCCGCGCGAATGGTAGCGATGAAAGCCGCAACCGATAACGGTGGCGAGCTGATTAAAGAGCTTCAGTTGGTTTATAACAAAGCGCGTCAGGCCAGCATCACTCAGGAACTTACCGAGATTGTCTCGGGAGCTTCGGCGGTCTAG
- the rsmG gene encoding 16S rRNA (guanine(527)-N(7))-methyltransferase RsmG: MELSQLQKEQLLGYVALLHKWNKAYNLTSVRDPQQMLIRHIMDSIVVNPHLQGNCFIDVGTGPGLPGIPLAIVRPDAQFTLLDSLGKRIRFIRQVMHELNITNVTPVQSRVEDYSIPQGFDGVISRAFASLQDMLKWCHHLPSKEHGKFYALKGIISEEELSQVPAGFHVQEIVALDVPELDGERHLVIIAG; the protein is encoded by the coding sequence ATGGAACTAAGTCAGCTTCAGAAAGAACAGCTGCTGGGATATGTGGCCTTATTACACAAATGGAATAAGGCTTATAACCTCACTTCAGTCAGGGATCCTCAACAGATGCTGATCCGTCATATCATGGACAGCATCGTGGTTAATCCACACCTTCAGGGGAATTGTTTTATTGATGTAGGGACCGGACCTGGTTTGCCTGGTATTCCACTGGCCATTGTTCGCCCTGATGCCCAATTTACGTTACTGGATAGCTTGGGTAAGCGTATTCGTTTTATTCGTCAGGTTATGCATGAACTGAATATTACCAACGTCACACCCGTTCAGAGCCGTGTGGAGGACTATTCCATACCACAAGGATTTGATGGCGTTATCAGCCGGGCTTTTGCTTCACTTCAGGATATGTTGAAGTGGTGTCATCACTTACCATCTAAAGAGCATGGCAAGTTTTATGCACTAAAAGGGATTATATCCGAAGAAGAGTTGTCGCAAGTACCTGCGGGCTTTCATGTGCAAGAAATCGTTGCTTTAGATGTACCTGAACTGGATGGGGAACGTCATCTGGTTATTATTGCTGGTTAA
- the atpB gene encoding F0F1 ATP synthase subunit A — translation MSASGEISTPQDYIGHHLNNLQMDLRTMELVKHGDTPGFWAINIDSMFFSIVLGVLFLFIFRRVAVKASSGVPGKLQCAVELIIDFVNGTVKDMYQGKSKLIAPLALTVFVWVFLMNTMDLLPIDLLPYIGEHVLGLPALRVVPTADVSVTLSMALGVFILILFYSIKMKGVSGFVKELTMQPFNHWAFIPVNLILEGVSLLSKPVSLGLRLFGNMYAGELIFILIAGLLPWWSQWLLNVPWAIFHILIITLQAFIFMVLTIVYLSMASEEH, via the coding sequence ATGTCTGCATCAGGGGAAATCTCTACTCCACAGGATTATATCGGCCACCATTTGAATAACCTTCAAATGGATTTGCGTACTATGGAGCTCGTTAAGCATGGTGATACACCAGGCTTTTGGGCGATTAACATCGACTCGATGTTTTTTTCCATTGTTCTTGGTGTACTGTTCCTGTTTATTTTCCGCCGCGTTGCGGTTAAGGCCAGCAGCGGTGTTCCGGGTAAACTTCAGTGTGCGGTTGAGCTGATTATTGATTTTGTTAATGGTACGGTTAAAGACATGTACCAAGGCAAAAGTAAGCTGATTGCTCCACTAGCGCTTACCGTATTCGTCTGGGTTTTCCTGATGAATACCATGGATTTATTGCCAATCGATTTACTTCCTTACATCGGAGAACACGTTCTTGGTTTACCTGCTTTACGCGTGGTACCAACTGCGGACGTGAGCGTTACTCTCTCAATGGCGCTGGGCGTATTCATTCTGATTCTGTTCTACAGCATCAAGATGAAAGGCGTGTCAGGTTTTGTTAAAGAACTAACCATGCAGCCGTTCAATCACTGGGCGTTTATTCCAGTTAACCTAATTTTGGAAGGCGTTAGCTTGCTATCCAAACCTGTTTCCCTCGGTCTGCGACTGTTCGGAAACATGTATGCGGGTGAGTTAATTTTCATCCTAATTGCTGGTCTGCTTCCTTGGTGGTCACAGTGGTTACTTAATGTCCCATGGGCAATATTCCACATACTGATCATTACGTTACAGGCCTTTATCTTTATGGTTCTGACGATTGTCTATCTGTCGATGGCTTCTGAAGAACATTAA
- the atpH gene encoding F0F1 ATP synthase subunit delta, protein MSEFITVARPYAKAAFDFAVEQNDLDNWQQMLTFAAEVSRNEQVADLLSGALAPEHLASTFITICGEQLNESGQNLIKVMAENGRLIVLPDVLEQFIQLRSEQESTIEVDVTAAAPLNDAQLAKIATAMEKRLSRKVKLNCKIDKSVIAGFVIRAGDMVIDDSVRGRLERLTDVLQS, encoded by the coding sequence ATGTCTGAATTTATTACTGTAGCTCGCCCCTACGCCAAAGCAGCTTTTGACTTTGCCGTTGAGCAGAATGACCTGGATAACTGGCAACAAATGCTGACATTTGCTGCTGAAGTTAGCCGTAATGAGCAAGTTGCTGATTTGCTGTCCGGGGCACTGGCGCCGGAACATTTAGCCAGCACGTTCATTACCATTTGTGGTGAACAGCTCAACGAAAGTGGTCAAAACCTGATAAAGGTCATGGCCGAAAATGGACGTTTAATCGTGCTTCCTGACGTGTTAGAACAGTTTATTCAATTGCGTTCAGAGCAGGAGTCAACCATTGAAGTGGATGTTACTGCCGCTGCTCCATTGAATGATGCCCAGTTGGCAAAAATTGCCACCGCGATGGAAAAACGTTTGTCACGCAAAGTTAAGCTAAATTGCAAAATTGATAAGTCTGTTATAGCCGGTTTTGTTATTCGTGCCGGTGATATGGTGATAGACGATAGTGTACGTGGTCGTCTTGAACGTCTAACAGACGTCTTGCAGTCTTAA
- the atpF gene encoding F0F1 ATP synthase subunit B, with amino-acid sequence MNINATILGQAIAFVLFVWFCMRFVWPPIISAIEKRQKEIADGLASAERAKKDLDLAQANVTDQLAQAKADAQVIIEQANKRKAQIVDEAKVEAEQERSRILAQAQAEIDAERKRAREELRKQVAMLAIAGAEKIIERSVDEAANSDIVDKLVAEL; translated from the coding sequence GTGAATATTAATGCAACAATCCTCGGCCAGGCGATAGCGTTTGTCCTGTTTGTCTGGTTCTGTATGAGGTTCGTATGGCCGCCGATTATCTCTGCCATCGAAAAACGTCAAAAAGAGATTGCTGACGGTTTAGCTTCTGCAGAACGAGCTAAAAAAGATCTGGATTTAGCGCAAGCCAATGTGACCGACCAGTTAGCTCAAGCTAAAGCCGATGCTCAGGTAATTATTGAGCAGGCAAATAAGCGTAAAGCTCAAATAGTCGACGAAGCTAAAGTTGAAGCTGAACAAGAACGTTCTCGTATTCTTGCTCAGGCTCAGGCTGAAATAGACGCAGAACGCAAAAGAGCGCGTGAAGAATTGCGTAAGCAAGTGGCTATGCTGGCGATTGCTGGTGCTGAGAAAATTATCGAACGTTCCGTGGATGAAGCTGCTAATAGCGACATCGTTGATAAACTGGTCGCTGAACTGTAA